Below is a window of Nerophis lumbriciformis linkage group LG20, RoL_Nlum_v2.1, whole genome shotgun sequence DNA.
cgccattctattattcgctctcggagcgatgacgtcacatcgggaagcaatccgccattttctcactttcggcggtgtgttgtcggagggtgtaacaacacgaacagggacggattcaagttgcaccagtggcccaaagatgcgaaagtggcaagaaattggacgtttgttccgcacactttaccgacgaaagctatgctacgacagagatggcaagaatgtgtggatatcctgcgacactcaaagcagatgcatttccaacgataaagtcaaagaaatctgccgccagacccccattgaatctgccggagtgtgtgagctattcagggacaaagaacctctgtagcacggcaagcaatggcggcagtttgttcccgcagacgagcgagctaaaccccctggatgtcttggctcacaccgtcccttatgccaccaaagatgatcaagagaagaatatcgaccctagcttccatggcctgctgacatcaactccaaattaggacggatcagctttcaggaaaagagagcggatgagggtatgtctacagaatatattaattgatgaaaactttattcattactcgcggttttacgtaaattattatacataaactgtgtttaccaataatttagcttaaaaacatttattttttcaatcattcgagtacattcgggtagtcttgtgtagtgcagtattttgtgtctatttaggtatggttaacctgagtgctgaaatcgtggggaaaaaaatgttcttagcgcgcctgaaatgggctgtctgcactctcaaagtgcatgttgttgccaaatgtatttcatatgctgtaaacctagttcatagttgttagtaattatcttatcagacagtgttaagccgctgaaatccgagtctgaatccgagctaatgttgctataccttgctgtttgtttgtattggcatcactgtgtgaagtcacaggaaaatggacgggtgtttataacgatggttaaaatcaggcactttgaagctttttttagggatattgcgtgatgggtaaaattttgaaaaaaacttcgaaaaataaaataagccactgggaactgatttttaatggttttaacccttctgaaattgtgataatgttcccctttaaaactcaagtggtcatcaattaaaaatcctgaatatttaaaagcagatactaacaaaatttgttgcccatttcttgttaaaatgttctcatacagtgctgatcttacagtttttgatgtggtaaagaacatgttttctctgcatttaaaaccagttgaagatagcaaagttgttcttgtactctgtcaaatgcatgttgtagatatttaaaagcctcagcaggagtgggtgctgtgcagtatatgacagtatcatcagcatagaaatggaaagttgagttcggaatattctgtccaagattatttatgtaaatagtgaataataaggggcccaacacagaaccttgagggacaccctttttcacttgcagtacatcacagaaggaaccttctatctgaacagcctgagttctacttgtgaggtaatttgcaaaccatccaactgcttgctgagaaaaaacaatagctgaaagacgtttgattaaaatgacatgatcaacagtatcaaatgcctttgaaaagtcaataaagagggacagacagcactgcttcttgtcaagagcttcagttacatcatttataaacttcatagcagcaataacagtactgtgatttttgCGAAAACCTgagtgaaatggtgacagaataaagttggtgtccaaaaagtcttttatctgttcactgataagggattcaagcacttttgccagaacagagagtttagagattggtctgtaattatttagattactagggtcatctccttttaatagggggattacaagggcaggtttccaatccaaggggatttcatttgaaattagagtaaggttaaaaatgtgtcaGTGattcagctataatttcagctgccaactttaaaaagagcggctccaatttatctgagccagctggctttctaggtttaagttgttttagagccctcattaactctgttgtggtaaagggcgaAAAGtaaaaaacctgggtattttcaacggttctttacGAAGTTAGTGGAacttcagtagagttgtcagaattatagagaaaaccagaggaaataaaatgattattaaaatgactacccatttctcttctgtcacttactctgacaccatcaacaagcaTACTAGGTgagagattgactgaattacagcaggcggacaaagatttgatgattttccaaaacttctttgggtgtttgaggttttcagttgttgtggagaaatacaattctgatttgactttccaaaggagagaggtaaattgatttcttaattgtctaaaattcaaccaatctgcttctaaccctgacttgagtgccctggcccaagcagcattacgctcatgcaatacatctgacacgtccgatgtaaaccactgattgtcacgtcctttaaccctacattttctaaaaggggcatgtttgttcactatactcaagaagttttcgtgaaaatatttccaaaccagttcaacattatcaaaaagagcaattctatcccaattaaaaagatgcaagtcatgtaaaaaagcctgcgtctcaaataatttcatattacgtttttcaagaagacgaggcttgcttttaggaatccttgtgtctcgcactactgcgaTCACAcgatgatcactcacatcattagggaaaacaccagttgcaacaaatttaaagggcatatttgttagaattaagtcgatgagtgtagctttttgagggcatttaggataaggtcttgtagctgagttaattaattgtgttaaaggggaacattatcacaatttcagaagggttaaaaccattaaaaatcagttcccagtggcttattttatttttcgaagtttttttcaacattttacccatcacgcaatatccctaaaaaaagcttcaaagtgcctgattttaaccatcgttatatacacccgtccattttcctgtgacgtcacacagtgaagccaacacaaacaaacatggcggaaagaacagcaagctatagcgacattagctcggattcagactcggatttcagtggcttaagcgattcaacagattacgaatgtattgaaacggatggttgtagtgtggaggcaggtagcgaaaacgaaattgaagaagaaactgaagctattgagccatatcggtttgaaccgtatgcaagcgaaaccgacgaaaacgacacgacagccagcgacacgggagaaagcgaggacgaattcggcgatcgccttctaaccaacgattggtatgtgtttgtttggcattaaaggaaactaacaactatgaactaggtttacagcatatgaaatacatttggcaacaacatgcactttgagagtgcagacagcccatgtCAGGCGcgttaagaacatatatttttccacgatttcagcactcaggttaaccatacctaaatagacacaaaatactgcattacacaagactacccgaatgtactcaaatgattgaaaaaaataaatgtttttaagctaaattattggtaaacacagttcatgtataataatttacgtaaaaccgcgagtaatgaataaagttttcatcgattaatatattctgtagacataccctcatccgctctcttttcctgaaagctgatccgtccagttttggagttgatgtcagcatcttctttgagtgtcgcaggatatccacacattcttgccatctctgtcgtagcatagctttcgtcggtaaagtgtgcggaacaaacgactgaccatttcgtcggctttacccacagcctcgtattttgaacacatttcgtccaatttcttgccactttcgcatctttgggccactggtgcaacttgaatccgtccctgttcgtgttgttacaccctcccacaacacaccgacgaaagtgagaaaatggcggtttgcttcccgttgtgacgtcatcgctccgagagcgaataatagaaaggcgtttaattcgccaaaattcacccatttagagttcggaaatcggttaaaaaaatatatgttttttttttctctgcaacatcaaggtatatattgacgcttacataggtctggtgataatgttcccctttaaatttagagattcacactgtgctttcaaggagtcagacacagatgtgagccagtcccagttcaaatcaccaaccatcactatttcattgtacttcagttgagacagaagcttcacaagagtagatagggaattactaggggcagatggaggcctataacaccccactaccataatgtggtgatttctagctaattcaatttcaagtgctaacagttcaagttctttacttactgattcagagagcactaatttaacatcaaacctctgcttaatgtatatggccactccaccaccttttctttgtcggtcagtacgatagacattatagccatgaatgtaaatatctttatcaagcacagattgtttaagccaagtttcagatacgactacaatatcagcatttgttgagtttatccagatctttatcatatccagtttagggagtaaactccgaTCATTGATACCTcgtctagggctggacaattatggcaaaacataataatcacaattattttgagtGATTTTGCAATCACGATAAATAACaccattatttattcatttgaaaacgtaaaaacagtaccaccaaaactcaatttTAAATATAATCTAAAAGAACAACCAGATAtacattagtaacaaataaataaCACGTAAAATAACAATCATagtaacaataaattaaaatgattATAGCGATATTTTTTGGGTTTTTTCAGCCCTTGATTAGCAGTctgttttctctctttgtagcgttTGATGGGCGCTACGTCACTACATGGGtcgaaaaatagctaagctacaggaatcaCTACGGGTTCAAAAAGGAGCGAGGCTAACGCCACGCTACTGGGaactgtagttaagctacatagcgTCGCTACTTGTTGTGcactactgcccatcactgattctaacttgtaaataaaggctagcaaaagtcagctaacaatgcaggtaatggggaagCACTCTATTTCACCTATAAAAAATATCCAAAACCGTccaacaacattttatatacacactgtaagtatatatgtaatgtaataacagacacattcataatcacatgtaatatttacgtattttcataactttttatcattttaagcaaACAGCAGCAGCATtattttcacagacgcatcacaacgttcgctatttccttcaacaccaCCACCAACTATTACTAATAAAGGCAGACTTCATGAGTGCAATCAAAGAATAATTTGGGACAAATtgagatccagaaccttatattgttgagcctgaatataaggaggatgagctacaagttttagaagctgactgATAAGCAGATCaagcaattaaaggcctactgaaatgcgattttcttatttaaacggggatagcaggtccattctatgtgtcatacttgatcattttgcgatattgccatatttttgctgaaaggatttagtagagaacatcgacgataaagttcgcaacttttggtcgctgataaaaaagccttgcctgtaccggaagtagcagacgagtagcgtgacgttacAGGttgtggaagccgcagctgcatgcgtactcacggtaccgcgtctgcgcaaccaactcaaagtcctcctggtaagagtctctgttgtcccagttctccacaggccaatggtaaagcctgACTGTCATTTTTCGggtatgtaaacaatgaaacaccggctgtgtttgtgttgctgcagtcggctgcaatacaccgcttcccacctacagcttttttctttgctgtctccattgttcattgaacaaattgcaaaagattcaccaacacagatgtccagaatcctgtggaattttgcgatgaaaacagacgacttaatagctggccaccatgctgtcccaaaatgtcctctacaatccgtgacgtcaagcgcaggcgtcatcataccgagacgttttcagcaggatatttcgcgcgaaatttaaaattgcactttagtaagctaacccgtattggcatgtgttgcaatgttaagatttcatcattgatatataaactatcagactgcgtggtcggttgtagtgggtttcagtaggcctttaacactattgctaagtgctaaacaaaaaatacaaagtaTGAACATAACTCTTTTCTGTAGAAACTGCCCAAatgctgaaactgaactgaaatgctgatggaatagggctgggcaatatggcaaaaaaaaatgatCACGATTATTTTGTGCATACCATCCGATCTCTATTAATATAACGTTGTTAAATTTATTTAAAAGCGTATTGTCCCGTGCAGGATAATAGCGAGTACAGTTGCATCCCTACTATTTACTAGcacagtatcttgtaacagacatttccgccatgtttgatggaGGTAATATCTGCtcacagctgacaactgtcattttgttcatatctataattgtgtttactagaggtgTAATGGTACAGGTAATCCACGCTTCGGTCCGTACTTGGTTTAAGGACCacagttttgcttctttttccgtacattttgtgggggtaaagagaacaaccttttttcctttttttttgcttgtcatcacaaacattctgcaggaaacaaagtatcagtggtgtactgaatactataagatctttatttcaagttaacatttactaaacaatattttcaaatacaaaatgatTTATATTCTTTAATGACTTGAAAACGTCAGTACTTTTTTACCAGTGTTTGGAAAAAGGCAAGCGGTGCCCCGAATGAGGagttttatatttaataaaagtacattaaagtgcagtttgaatctgaggtactgtaaaataatgtgtaccaacacattAAACAAGTTTAATGTTCATTTCagggacaaaatgtttttatccacaaacatgattttaaaaaatgtgtctgcagagttttttagtacatgttgtgtaacgtacacaaacacacacacattctctgaCACACAGCATCACGGTCAATAAAGGCGGATTCACGCAGGATTATACCAAGTATCGTTGCttgcctactgtttactactgctactaacttctaacagacatttcAGACATTTTGGATCGAGgttctttgtttacattgttcaaCAAAGTCGGCTAATTTCTATTTTTAGGGCTTGGAATTCGAATAGCTTTCAAATGAGGGAACGCAacacactcaccttcatctttgctTTTCAGATTGTTCTCCGTTGGTGGCGCTGATTCTCTTTCatcttctcttttagcggacgtcgccatttTAGCATAGCAGtcgtcgtccatcttctatcacgtcttcaatcttcacttcacataacaCGCCATCGCTCCACACTCAAAGTCCGTTTCCTGGGCTTAAGAAAAGGCGAATAGTTGAGGTATTTGATGCTATTTTTGAATCTATAAGATCGTAAATGTGAAACCTCTCCGGAAAGCCACGCCTCTTAGTCAACCATCTTGGACTTTCCGCTTTACCACCGTTCGATGTGTTTGCGCATGCGCCAGAAGGTTGCAACTTCCGatcattaaaataaattaaaaaagtaaaatacctTTTAAATAACTAGCAGCCCTTTTTGTAGATCTTGGTATGTTGTACCTTGGCAGCCACCGTATTTGTTATTGTGTATTGCGCATGCGCAAGACGTTTCTTTTCTATATCGCATGCTGTGATAAGCAGTGAGTTCACTTTATAAAGTATTTCCCTGCGTCTGGTCTTTGAACACTTTTCatcttttcttacatttctggCTCATAATTGAAGTGCTCCTTGTCGCGAAAACATTTTTGATATACTTTGGAGATAGAAATGAAACAAAAGTCGACAATTTTGTATTCTGTCTTTTAGTGGGTCAAGCAAACGGCAAGTTGTTTGACAAAGTAAGTCTTGTGAAAGTGTGAAACTCACACTACCCCAGTATACATTTTCAACATTATACCCTTTTGACGTTTTTTCCTCTTGACTTTTATCAGTAATATCCTCATTGAAGGATGACTTATACTCGACCTCGGACCAACTGCACTCAGTGAGGAAACAAACACGCTCACATAAATATTGCTCTTATTGCAAGCATAGACAGCAGAACACTTCTATTTTCACTTTTGTACACTGACTTTAGTTATCTGCTGCAGGTAACAAGGTAACACGCGAACGTTATGAgaacgttaggagaacgtagtggcattgttatgggaacgttagtttgtaacgttcaaagaacgttaggttgtggagttcttgcttggttagcagaacgttagccaagaacgtttggcaagaacgtttagggaactgtttaggaacatgctattttcgtctgtttttgctctatattgtcaggactaacactcaaacacaaaattcaacaataattctttattagtgataattataatacaatagaaatggaatgcaatggtatttacgtctgtttttgtgctatattgtcaggactataacaaacagaaaattcaacaataattctttattagtgataattataatacaatagaaatggaatgcagtggtattttcgtctgtttttgctctatattgtcaggactaacactcaaacacaaaattcaacaataattctttattagtgataattataatacaatagaaatggaatgcaatggtatttacgtctgtttttgtgctatattgtcaggactataacaaacagaaaattcaacaataattatttattagtgataattataatacaatagaaatggaatgctgtggtcttggtcgtgcgcgtcagtgtactcctgccccttcttgttggttctcttcctggaagtaaataattatagatattcacaaatacaacaaagacagcactggaatgtagatgaattgaattcaattaaaacatggcATAATTTACTCCTTGTTTACCTGCTCAATGCTCACTGGTCTCACTGGCGTTTGCTTGGTTCTTTTCCCTTtccctgttttcttcttcttcacttcctgcaagtatttataattgcaaattcaacacagaactgggatcttcatgaattgatttaaaacattggcataattactttatcatttacctggtcactcatctcactgtccatttcctttgtacacctccctttgcccttcttcgccgtcgcttcctcttaattcctcctcttctcctgcaagtagttataattgcaaattcaaaagACATGCAGTGGAACTTCAATAAAATGGAATTCAAAATTGGGATATCTTATCATAATTCTCCGTACCTCAAACTTTGAACCTTTCAAAAAGTGGCCAGTTTCAGGACCTCTCCAAGCTCACAATCTACTTCAGCTGTGGTCGTCTGTTTGTGAACACCCCTGCATGCCTCTGGAATCACCAGCACAATTTAGAATTCCCTTTAGAATAAATACCGTAATAATAACAGCTAGATCGACCTTGTGAGCATACATGCAACATGTTCAAAGATGCAAACCTATTATTAAcacttacttattattattctgtaAAAGGGCAAGTCCTCAAATGCCACTTTGCCTGTCTTTCCACGGAGACCAAGCTGCTCCAGGACTTTGTTTGTGGCAATTTTCCTCAGCATTGTCCTCACTGTGTCTGCCAAATTCTGCCCACCAAGAGCAGTAAGAGCTTTcacctatacaaataaataaacaacaatattgtacttgattagaacatgttttttgataactaaacaaaataattttgcaatggggAATTAAAACTAATTACCAGCTGCTTTCTGAGCAGAAGATCAGTGTCGAGCTGTTCACTGAAGGTCTTAAGCTGCTCAAGAGTCTCGAAAGGCTTCTCAATGAGATCTTGAACATCCACAGCTTCTGGCCCCACAGACTGTGCTGCCAGCCCTCTCAGCATGCGCATAATTTCTCCCTGGTTCTCAACTAGTTTTTGAACTTTCATGTTTAACtggaaaactgcaaagacaacaaaagTCAAAGAGGTAATTCGTATTACTGCCCGTTGTAACAGCCTGTTTAACACCACCTATCAACAGTTAAAAAGCCAACTAACGTTCACTTTCAAGGGCATTCCTGCTGCTTCTTGGAGTGGTCTGGTACTGACTCATACTGGCTGGAGTGGTTTGGTACTGGCTTGAGCTAGATGCATGATTCCTGTCTGGACTGAGCCTGTAAGTGCTGCTTCTCGCTGGGCTGTGAGGTCGGCCTGGATGCCTTGGAGTGGTGTAGTATTGGCTGGTACTGGCTGAAGTGGTCTGGT
It encodes the following:
- the LOC133619837 gene encoding uncharacterized protein, whose amino-acid sequence is MLGKSKRCEEKTGPHVYINVQRIGVLLGRSHGPFPCFSVEIRSLINECVYQECEYVYLCCPLVLSSDYRRKPKKDGIPTLFSSPEEEEISTKRSHITPERYRNDEEDVFDADDEEEIRPKKKCRKEKSQILIQAPPLPVLPPLNFPISSKYQTTSASTSQYYTTPRHPGRPHSPARSSTYRLSPDRNHASSSSQYQTTPASMSQYQTTPRSSRNALESELFQLNMKVQKLVENQGEIMRMLRGLAAQSVGPEAVDVQDLIEKPFETLEQLKTFSEQLDTDLLLRKQLVKALTALGGQNLADTVRTMLRKIATNKVLEQLGLRGKTGKVAFEDLPFYRIIIKACRGVHKQTTTAEVDCELGEVLKLATF